One Coffea arabica cultivar ET-39 chromosome 5e, Coffea Arabica ET-39 HiFi, whole genome shotgun sequence DNA segment encodes these proteins:
- the LOC113743479 gene encoding G-type lectin S-receptor-like serine/threonine-protein kinase At4g27290 isoform X1, producing MRSMKKSVEGFSLLFLLGILCLTPKIASVTDTLALTQSIKDGETMISAGGSFELGFFSPSQSTNRYVGIWYYNDVSIQTVVWVANREVPLVNTSGVLEVIKPGLLVLRNGNNDIIWSSSNSSISVQNPVAQLLDTGNLVVKDATDDKPETFLWQSFHHPTDTFLPGMKLGRNFVTGLEVHVSAWKSYEDPAPGQYTYSCDPSGYPQNSVKKGSVLQYRTGPWNGQGFSGVRGLRKNPIFSYEVVLNSQEVYYSYKLLSSTITRFTLSQSGVGQRWTWDNVTQSWTLYLSAPTDNCDSYGLCGAYGVCDVGNSATCGCLDKFEPKYPERWAEGYWSSGCNRKIQLDCHKGDVFVKYSGFKLPDTHNSSYDRNISLEECRTVCLENCFCTAYSSLDISNGGSGSGCLLWFGDLIDLRVINDAGQDIYIRMASSEFVSLNGSNGKKRVFVISLSLSLGVVLLAFSFILFLQIRKKRYPKLGKREIPGHILDRDHTNHEKDFELPLFELSTIIKATNNFSDGNELGQGGFGLVYKGLLEEGQEVAIKRLSKTSAQGPDEFKTEVICIAKLQHRNLVRLLGCCIEEAEKILIYEYMANKSLDLFIFDRENSKVLDWPKRFSIIQGIGRGILYLHQDSRLRIIHRDIKASNILLDADMNPKISDFGTARSFGGNETEANTCRIVGTHGYMSPEYAGDGLFSVKSDVYSFGVLVLETISGKRNRPFLHQGCHLNLLGHAWKLYKEGRELELVNSHIVNSCHPLEVLRSIHVGLLCVQQCPDDRPDMSTVIFMLGNEVVLPEAKQPGFFLESNIVVNAEMSITLLEAR from the exons ATGAGAAGCATGAAGAAATCGGTTGAAGGATTTTCTTTGCTGTTTTTGCTTGGAATCCTGTGTTTGACTCCGAAGATTGCCAGTGTCACAGACACCTTGGCATTAACTCAATCCATCAAAGATGGTGAAACGATGATCTCTGCCGGCGGGAGCTTTGAACTTGGATTTTTCAGCCCAAGCCAGTCGACTAATAGATACGTGGGTATATGGTACTACAACGATGTATCAATCCAAACCGTGGTTTGGGTTGCCAACAGAGAAGTTCCACTAGTCAATACATCTGGTGTATTGGAGGTTATCAAGCCAGGACTTCTTGTTCTTCGCAATGGTAATAATGACATCATATGGTCGTCTTCTAATTCATCAATTTCTGTACAGAATCCAGTTGCACAGTTGCTAGACACCGGAAATCTTGTAGTCAAAGATGCAACTGATGATAAACCAGAGACATTCCTGTGGCAGAGCTTCCATCATCCAACTGACACGTTTCTACCAGGGATGAAGCTGGGTCGGAATTTTGTTACTGGCCTGGAGGTTCACGTCTCAGCGTGGAAGAGTTACGAGGATCCAGCTCCGGGACAATATACATATAGTTGTGATCCTAGCGGATATCCACAAAATTCCGTGAAAAAGGGATCTGTTTTGCAGTACCGCACTGGACCATGGAACGGGCAAGGATTTAGTGGAGTGCGAGGCTTGAGAAAAAATCCCATATTCTCCTATGAAGTAGTTCTCAATAGCCAGGAGGTTTACTATAGTTACAAGCTCCTCAGCTCCACTATTACAAGGTTTACCTTGAGTCAAAGTGGTGTGGGACAGCGCTGGACGTGGGATAATGTAACTCAAAGTTGGACATTATACCTGTCCGCGCCAACAGATAACTGTGACAGTTATGGATTATGTGGCGCTTATGGAGTTTGCGACGTTGGGAATTCTGCTACATGTGGATGTCTAGACAAATTTGAACCAAAGTATCCGGAGAGATGGGCTGAGGGGTATTGGTCAAGTGGCTGCAATCGCAAGATACAGCTGGATTGTCACAAGGGAGATGTATTTGTGAAGTATTCTGGCTTTAAACTACCAGATACACATAACTCATCATATGATAGGAACATATCACTCGAGGAATGCAGAACCGTATGCTTGGAGAACTGCTTTTGTACAGCTTATTCAAGTTTAGACATAAGCAATGGAGGAAGTGGAAGTGGGTGTTTGCTCTGGTTTGGAGATTTAATTGACCTGAGAGTCATAAATGATGCTGGGCAAGATATTTACATTAGGATGGCTTCTTCCGAGTTCG TCTCCTTGAATGGATCGAATGGAAAGAAAAGAGTATTTGTCATAAGTTTGTCACTATCTCTTGGTGTGGTTCTATTGGCCTTCAGCTTCATTTTGTTTCTTCAGATAAGGAAAAAGAGATATCCAAAGCTGGGAAAACGAG AAATTCCAGGACATATCCTTGACAGGGATCACACaaaccatgagaaagatttcgAGCTGCCTCTTTTTGAGTTGTCTACGATAATTAAAGCCACCAATAACTTCTCAGACGGTAACGAGCTTGGGCAGGGTGGCTTTGGACTTGTTTACAAG GGTCTCCTAGAGGAGGGACAGGAAGTTGCTATCAAGCGACTTTCAAAAACATCTGCGCAAGGACCAGATGAATTCAAGACAGAAGTCATATGCATCGCCAAACTTCAGCATCGGAATCTTGTGAGGCTTCTTGGCTGTTGCATTGAAGAAGCTGAAAAGATCCTGATCTATGAATACATGGCCAACAAAAGCCTGGATTTGTTTATATTTG ATCGAGAAAACAGCAAGGTACTTGATTGGCCTAAGCGCTTCAGCATTATCCAAGGCATTGGTCGTGGAATTCTCTACCTTCATCAAGATTCCCGGCTTCGAATCATACACAGGGATATCAAAGCATCCAATATTTTGTTGGATGCTGATATGAACCCCAAAATATCAGACTTTGGAACAGCTAGAAGTTTTGGAGGGAATGAGACAGAGGCCAACACCTGCCGCATAGTTGGAACACA TGGCTACATGTCTCCAGAATATGCAGGAGATGGGCTCTTCTCAGTAAAATCAGATGTATATAGCTTTGGAGTCCTAGTACTAGAGACCATCAGCGGTAAGAGAAACAGACCATTTCTCCATCAAGGCTGCCACCTCAACCTTCTTGGACAT GCATGGAAGCTTTACAAAGAAGGAAGGGAACTGGAATTAGTCAACTCGCACATAGTCAACTCGTGTCATCCATTGGAAGTGCTTCGATCAATTCATGTAGGGCTGCTATGTGTTCAACAATGTCCAGATGATAGGCCTGACATGTCTACAGTGATTTTCATGTTAGGAAATGAAGTAGTTCTGCCTGAAGCTAAACAGCCTGGGTTTTTCTTAGAAAGCAATATAGTAGTCAATGCTGAAATGAGCATCACACTACTCGAAGCAAGATGA
- the LOC113743479 gene encoding G-type lectin S-receptor-like serine/threonine-protein kinase At4g27290 isoform X2: MRSMKKSVEGFSLLFLLGILCLTPKIASVTDTLALTQSIKDGETMISAGGSFELGFFSPSQSTNRYVGIWYYNDVSIQTVVWVANREVPLVNTSGVLEVIKPGLLVLRNGNNDIIWSSSNSSISVQNPVAQLLDTGNLVVKDATDDKPETFLWQSFHHPTDTFLPGMKLGRNFVTGLEVHVSAWKSYEDPAPGQYTYSCDPSGYPQNSVKKGSVLQYRTGPWNGQGFSGVRGLRKNPIFSYEVVLNSQEVYYSYKLLSSTITRFTLSQSGVGQRWTWDNVTQSWTLYLSAPTDNCDSYGLCGAYGVCDVGNSATCGCLDKFEPKYPERWAEGYWSSGCNRKIQLDCHKGDVFVKYSGFKLPDTHNSSYDRNISLEECRTVCLENCFCTAYSSLDISNGGSGSGCLLWFGDLIDLRVINDAGQDIYIRMASSEFVSLNGSNGKKRVFVISLSLSLGVVLLAFSFILFLQIRKKRYPKLGKRGHILDRDHTNHEKDFELPLFELSTIIKATNNFSDGNELGQGGFGLVYKGLLEEGQEVAIKRLSKTSAQGPDEFKTEVICIAKLQHRNLVRLLGCCIEEAEKILIYEYMANKSLDLFIFDRENSKVLDWPKRFSIIQGIGRGILYLHQDSRLRIIHRDIKASNILLDADMNPKISDFGTARSFGGNETEANTCRIVGTHGYMSPEYAGDGLFSVKSDVYSFGVLVLETISGKRNRPFLHQGCHLNLLGHAWKLYKEGRELELVNSHIVNSCHPLEVLRSIHVGLLCVQQCPDDRPDMSTVIFMLGNEVVLPEAKQPGFFLESNIVVNAEMSITLLEAR, translated from the exons ATGAGAAGCATGAAGAAATCGGTTGAAGGATTTTCTTTGCTGTTTTTGCTTGGAATCCTGTGTTTGACTCCGAAGATTGCCAGTGTCACAGACACCTTGGCATTAACTCAATCCATCAAAGATGGTGAAACGATGATCTCTGCCGGCGGGAGCTTTGAACTTGGATTTTTCAGCCCAAGCCAGTCGACTAATAGATACGTGGGTATATGGTACTACAACGATGTATCAATCCAAACCGTGGTTTGGGTTGCCAACAGAGAAGTTCCACTAGTCAATACATCTGGTGTATTGGAGGTTATCAAGCCAGGACTTCTTGTTCTTCGCAATGGTAATAATGACATCATATGGTCGTCTTCTAATTCATCAATTTCTGTACAGAATCCAGTTGCACAGTTGCTAGACACCGGAAATCTTGTAGTCAAAGATGCAACTGATGATAAACCAGAGACATTCCTGTGGCAGAGCTTCCATCATCCAACTGACACGTTTCTACCAGGGATGAAGCTGGGTCGGAATTTTGTTACTGGCCTGGAGGTTCACGTCTCAGCGTGGAAGAGTTACGAGGATCCAGCTCCGGGACAATATACATATAGTTGTGATCCTAGCGGATATCCACAAAATTCCGTGAAAAAGGGATCTGTTTTGCAGTACCGCACTGGACCATGGAACGGGCAAGGATTTAGTGGAGTGCGAGGCTTGAGAAAAAATCCCATATTCTCCTATGAAGTAGTTCTCAATAGCCAGGAGGTTTACTATAGTTACAAGCTCCTCAGCTCCACTATTACAAGGTTTACCTTGAGTCAAAGTGGTGTGGGACAGCGCTGGACGTGGGATAATGTAACTCAAAGTTGGACATTATACCTGTCCGCGCCAACAGATAACTGTGACAGTTATGGATTATGTGGCGCTTATGGAGTTTGCGACGTTGGGAATTCTGCTACATGTGGATGTCTAGACAAATTTGAACCAAAGTATCCGGAGAGATGGGCTGAGGGGTATTGGTCAAGTGGCTGCAATCGCAAGATACAGCTGGATTGTCACAAGGGAGATGTATTTGTGAAGTATTCTGGCTTTAAACTACCAGATACACATAACTCATCATATGATAGGAACATATCACTCGAGGAATGCAGAACCGTATGCTTGGAGAACTGCTTTTGTACAGCTTATTCAAGTTTAGACATAAGCAATGGAGGAAGTGGAAGTGGGTGTTTGCTCTGGTTTGGAGATTTAATTGACCTGAGAGTCATAAATGATGCTGGGCAAGATATTTACATTAGGATGGCTTCTTCCGAGTTCG TCTCCTTGAATGGATCGAATGGAAAGAAAAGAGTATTTGTCATAAGTTTGTCACTATCTCTTGGTGTGGTTCTATTGGCCTTCAGCTTCATTTTGTTTCTTCAGATAAGGAAAAAGAGATATCCAAAGCTGGGAAAACGAG GACATATCCTTGACAGGGATCACACaaaccatgagaaagatttcgAGCTGCCTCTTTTTGAGTTGTCTACGATAATTAAAGCCACCAATAACTTCTCAGACGGTAACGAGCTTGGGCAGGGTGGCTTTGGACTTGTTTACAAG GGTCTCCTAGAGGAGGGACAGGAAGTTGCTATCAAGCGACTTTCAAAAACATCTGCGCAAGGACCAGATGAATTCAAGACAGAAGTCATATGCATCGCCAAACTTCAGCATCGGAATCTTGTGAGGCTTCTTGGCTGTTGCATTGAAGAAGCTGAAAAGATCCTGATCTATGAATACATGGCCAACAAAAGCCTGGATTTGTTTATATTTG ATCGAGAAAACAGCAAGGTACTTGATTGGCCTAAGCGCTTCAGCATTATCCAAGGCATTGGTCGTGGAATTCTCTACCTTCATCAAGATTCCCGGCTTCGAATCATACACAGGGATATCAAAGCATCCAATATTTTGTTGGATGCTGATATGAACCCCAAAATATCAGACTTTGGAACAGCTAGAAGTTTTGGAGGGAATGAGACAGAGGCCAACACCTGCCGCATAGTTGGAACACA TGGCTACATGTCTCCAGAATATGCAGGAGATGGGCTCTTCTCAGTAAAATCAGATGTATATAGCTTTGGAGTCCTAGTACTAGAGACCATCAGCGGTAAGAGAAACAGACCATTTCTCCATCAAGGCTGCCACCTCAACCTTCTTGGACAT GCATGGAAGCTTTACAAAGAAGGAAGGGAACTGGAATTAGTCAACTCGCACATAGTCAACTCGTGTCATCCATTGGAAGTGCTTCGATCAATTCATGTAGGGCTGCTATGTGTTCAACAATGTCCAGATGATAGGCCTGACATGTCTACAGTGATTTTCATGTTAGGAAATGAAGTAGTTCTGCCTGAAGCTAAACAGCCTGGGTTTTTCTTAGAAAGCAATATAGTAGTCAATGCTGAAATGAGCATCACACTACTCGAAGCAAGATGA
- the LOC113743479 gene encoding G-type lectin S-receptor-like serine/threonine-protein kinase At4g27290 isoform X5 has protein sequence MMLGKIFTLGWLLPSSIRKKRYPKLGKRGHILDRDHTNHEKDFELPLFELSTIIKATNNFSDGNELGQGGFGLVYKGLLEEGQEVAIKRLSKTSAQGPDEFKTEVICIAKLQHRNLVRLLGCCIEEAEKILIYEYMANKSLDLFIFDRENSKVLDWPKRFSIIQGIGRGILYLHQDSRLRIIHRDIKASNILLDADMNPKISDFGTARSFGGNETEANTCRIVGTHGYMSPEYAGDGLFSVKSDVYSFGVLVLETISGKRNRPFLHQGCHLNLLGHAWKLYKEGRELELVNSHIVNSCHPLEVLRSIHVGLLCVQQCPDDRPDMSTVIFMLGNEVVLPEAKQPGFFLESNIVVNAEMSITLLEAR, from the exons ATGATGCTGGGCAAGATATTTACATTAGGATGGCTTCTTCCGAGTTCG ATAAGGAAAAAGAGATATCCAAAGCTGGGAAAACGAG GACATATCCTTGACAGGGATCACACaaaccatgagaaagatttcgAGCTGCCTCTTTTTGAGTTGTCTACGATAATTAAAGCCACCAATAACTTCTCAGACGGTAACGAGCTTGGGCAGGGTGGCTTTGGACTTGTTTACAAG GGTCTCCTAGAGGAGGGACAGGAAGTTGCTATCAAGCGACTTTCAAAAACATCTGCGCAAGGACCAGATGAATTCAAGACAGAAGTCATATGCATCGCCAAACTTCAGCATCGGAATCTTGTGAGGCTTCTTGGCTGTTGCATTGAAGAAGCTGAAAAGATCCTGATCTATGAATACATGGCCAACAAAAGCCTGGATTTGTTTATATTTG ATCGAGAAAACAGCAAGGTACTTGATTGGCCTAAGCGCTTCAGCATTATCCAAGGCATTGGTCGTGGAATTCTCTACCTTCATCAAGATTCCCGGCTTCGAATCATACACAGGGATATCAAAGCATCCAATATTTTGTTGGATGCTGATATGAACCCCAAAATATCAGACTTTGGAACAGCTAGAAGTTTTGGAGGGAATGAGACAGAGGCCAACACCTGCCGCATAGTTGGAACACA TGGCTACATGTCTCCAGAATATGCAGGAGATGGGCTCTTCTCAGTAAAATCAGATGTATATAGCTTTGGAGTCCTAGTACTAGAGACCATCAGCGGTAAGAGAAACAGACCATTTCTCCATCAAGGCTGCCACCTCAACCTTCTTGGACAT GCATGGAAGCTTTACAAAGAAGGAAGGGAACTGGAATTAGTCAACTCGCACATAGTCAACTCGTGTCATCCATTGGAAGTGCTTCGATCAATTCATGTAGGGCTGCTATGTGTTCAACAATGTCCAGATGATAGGCCTGACATGTCTACAGTGATTTTCATGTTAGGAAATGAAGTAGTTCTGCCTGAAGCTAAACAGCCTGGGTTTTTCTTAGAAAGCAATATAGTAGTCAATGCTGAAATGAGCATCACACTACTCGAAGCAAGATGA
- the LOC113743479 gene encoding G-type lectin S-receptor-like serine/threonine-protein kinase At4g27290 isoform X6, translating into MANKSLDLFIFDRENSKVLDWPKRFSIIQGIGRGILYLHQDSRLRIIHRDIKASNILLDADMNPKISDFGTARSFGGNETEANTCRIVGTHGYMSPEYAGDGLFSVKSDVYSFGVLVLETISGKRNRPFLHQGCHLNLLGHAWKLYKEGRELELVNSHIVNSCHPLEVLRSIHVGLLCVQQCPDDRPDMSTVIFMLGNEVVLPEAKQPGFFLESNIVVNAEMSITLLEAR; encoded by the exons ATGGCCAACAAAAGCCTGGATTTGTTTATATTTG ATCGAGAAAACAGCAAGGTACTTGATTGGCCTAAGCGCTTCAGCATTATCCAAGGCATTGGTCGTGGAATTCTCTACCTTCATCAAGATTCCCGGCTTCGAATCATACACAGGGATATCAAAGCATCCAATATTTTGTTGGATGCTGATATGAACCCCAAAATATCAGACTTTGGAACAGCTAGAAGTTTTGGAGGGAATGAGACAGAGGCCAACACCTGCCGCATAGTTGGAACACA TGGCTACATGTCTCCAGAATATGCAGGAGATGGGCTCTTCTCAGTAAAATCAGATGTATATAGCTTTGGAGTCCTAGTACTAGAGACCATCAGCGGTAAGAGAAACAGACCATTTCTCCATCAAGGCTGCCACCTCAACCTTCTTGGACAT GCATGGAAGCTTTACAAAGAAGGAAGGGAACTGGAATTAGTCAACTCGCACATAGTCAACTCGTGTCATCCATTGGAAGTGCTTCGATCAATTCATGTAGGGCTGCTATGTGTTCAACAATGTCCAGATGATAGGCCTGACATGTCTACAGTGATTTTCATGTTAGGAAATGAAGTAGTTCTGCCTGAAGCTAAACAGCCTGGGTTTTTCTTAGAAAGCAATATAGTAGTCAATGCTGAAATGAGCATCACACTACTCGAAGCAAGATGA
- the LOC113743479 gene encoding G-type lectin S-receptor-like serine/threonine-protein kinase At4g27290 isoform X3, whose amino-acid sequence MRSMKKSVEGFSLLFLLGILCLTPKIASVTDTLALTQSIKDGETMISAGGSFELGFFSPSQSTNRYVGIWYYNDVSIQTVVWVANREVPLVNTSGVLEVIKPGLLVLRNGNNDIIWSSSNSSISVQNPVAQLLDTGNLVVKDATDDKPETFLWQSFHHPTDTFLPGMKLGRNFVTGLEVHVSAWKSYEDPAPGQYTYSCDPSGYPQNSVKKGSVLQYRTGPWNGQGFSGVRGLRKNPIFSYEVVLNSQEVYYSYKLLSSTITRFTLSQSGVGQRWTWDNVTQSWTLYLSAPTDNCDSYGLCGAYGVCDVGNSATCGCLDKFEPKYPERWAEGYWSSGCNRKIQLDCHKGDVFVKYSGFKLPDTHNSSYDRNISLEECRTVCLENCFCTAYSSLDISNGGSGSGCLLWFGDLIDLRVINDAGQDIYIRMASSEFVSLNGSNGKKRVFVISLSLSLGVVLLAFSFILFLQIRKKRYPKLGKREIPGHILDRDHTNHEKDFELPLFELSTIIKATNNFSDGNELGQGGFGLVYKGLLEEGQEVAIKRLSKTSAQGPDEFKTEVICIAKLQHRNLVRLLGCCIEEAEKILIYEYMANKSLDLFIFDRENSKVLDWPKRFSIIQGIGRGILYLHQDSRLRIIHRDIKASNILLDADMNPKISDFGTARSFGGNETEANTCRIVGTHGYMSPEYAGDGLFSVKSDVYSFGVLVLETISGKRNRPFLHQGCHLNLLGHSDCKFLGMEALQRRKGTGISQLAHSQLVSSIGSASINSCRAAMCSTMSR is encoded by the exons ATGAGAAGCATGAAGAAATCGGTTGAAGGATTTTCTTTGCTGTTTTTGCTTGGAATCCTGTGTTTGACTCCGAAGATTGCCAGTGTCACAGACACCTTGGCATTAACTCAATCCATCAAAGATGGTGAAACGATGATCTCTGCCGGCGGGAGCTTTGAACTTGGATTTTTCAGCCCAAGCCAGTCGACTAATAGATACGTGGGTATATGGTACTACAACGATGTATCAATCCAAACCGTGGTTTGGGTTGCCAACAGAGAAGTTCCACTAGTCAATACATCTGGTGTATTGGAGGTTATCAAGCCAGGACTTCTTGTTCTTCGCAATGGTAATAATGACATCATATGGTCGTCTTCTAATTCATCAATTTCTGTACAGAATCCAGTTGCACAGTTGCTAGACACCGGAAATCTTGTAGTCAAAGATGCAACTGATGATAAACCAGAGACATTCCTGTGGCAGAGCTTCCATCATCCAACTGACACGTTTCTACCAGGGATGAAGCTGGGTCGGAATTTTGTTACTGGCCTGGAGGTTCACGTCTCAGCGTGGAAGAGTTACGAGGATCCAGCTCCGGGACAATATACATATAGTTGTGATCCTAGCGGATATCCACAAAATTCCGTGAAAAAGGGATCTGTTTTGCAGTACCGCACTGGACCATGGAACGGGCAAGGATTTAGTGGAGTGCGAGGCTTGAGAAAAAATCCCATATTCTCCTATGAAGTAGTTCTCAATAGCCAGGAGGTTTACTATAGTTACAAGCTCCTCAGCTCCACTATTACAAGGTTTACCTTGAGTCAAAGTGGTGTGGGACAGCGCTGGACGTGGGATAATGTAACTCAAAGTTGGACATTATACCTGTCCGCGCCAACAGATAACTGTGACAGTTATGGATTATGTGGCGCTTATGGAGTTTGCGACGTTGGGAATTCTGCTACATGTGGATGTCTAGACAAATTTGAACCAAAGTATCCGGAGAGATGGGCTGAGGGGTATTGGTCAAGTGGCTGCAATCGCAAGATACAGCTGGATTGTCACAAGGGAGATGTATTTGTGAAGTATTCTGGCTTTAAACTACCAGATACACATAACTCATCATATGATAGGAACATATCACTCGAGGAATGCAGAACCGTATGCTTGGAGAACTGCTTTTGTACAGCTTATTCAAGTTTAGACATAAGCAATGGAGGAAGTGGAAGTGGGTGTTTGCTCTGGTTTGGAGATTTAATTGACCTGAGAGTCATAAATGATGCTGGGCAAGATATTTACATTAGGATGGCTTCTTCCGAGTTCG TCTCCTTGAATGGATCGAATGGAAAGAAAAGAGTATTTGTCATAAGTTTGTCACTATCTCTTGGTGTGGTTCTATTGGCCTTCAGCTTCATTTTGTTTCTTCAGATAAGGAAAAAGAGATATCCAAAGCTGGGAAAACGAG AAATTCCAGGACATATCCTTGACAGGGATCACACaaaccatgagaaagatttcgAGCTGCCTCTTTTTGAGTTGTCTACGATAATTAAAGCCACCAATAACTTCTCAGACGGTAACGAGCTTGGGCAGGGTGGCTTTGGACTTGTTTACAAG GGTCTCCTAGAGGAGGGACAGGAAGTTGCTATCAAGCGACTTTCAAAAACATCTGCGCAAGGACCAGATGAATTCAAGACAGAAGTCATATGCATCGCCAAACTTCAGCATCGGAATCTTGTGAGGCTTCTTGGCTGTTGCATTGAAGAAGCTGAAAAGATCCTGATCTATGAATACATGGCCAACAAAAGCCTGGATTTGTTTATATTTG ATCGAGAAAACAGCAAGGTACTTGATTGGCCTAAGCGCTTCAGCATTATCCAAGGCATTGGTCGTGGAATTCTCTACCTTCATCAAGATTCCCGGCTTCGAATCATACACAGGGATATCAAAGCATCCAATATTTTGTTGGATGCTGATATGAACCCCAAAATATCAGACTTTGGAACAGCTAGAAGTTTTGGAGGGAATGAGACAGAGGCCAACACCTGCCGCATAGTTGGAACACA TGGCTACATGTCTCCAGAATATGCAGGAGATGGGCTCTTCTCAGTAAAATCAGATGTATATAGCTTTGGAGTCCTAGTACTAGAGACCATCAGCGGTAAGAGAAACAGACCATTTCTCCATCAAGGCTGCCACCTCAACCTTCTTGGACAT TCTGATTGCAAATTTCTAGGCATGGAAGCTTTACAAAGAAGGAAGGGAACTGGAATTAGTCAACTCGCACATAGTCAACTCGTGTCATCCATTGGAAGTGCTTCGATCAATTCATGTAGGGCTGCTATGTGTTCAACAATGTCCAGATGA
- the LOC140007108 gene encoding calcium-binding protein KRP1-like, whose protein sequence is MDVDELYDFEDYFPSMIQRLGSEGFMGELCSGFYLLMDVTKGLITFESLKKNTLVLGLHDLGDDEIVCMLAEGDMDGDGALNQMEFCILMFRLSPGLMDGSKRWMEEMGVNDM, encoded by the coding sequence ATGGATGTTGATGAATTGTATGATTTTGAAGATTACTTCCCGTCGATGATTCAAAGACTAGGTTCTGAGGGATTCATGGGGGAGCTGTGCAGTGGATTCTACTTGTTGATGGATGTTACCAAAGGACTCATCACTTTCGAGAGCTTGAAGAAGAACACGCTCGTTCTTGGCCTGCATGATCTTGGAGATGATGAGATCGTCTGCATGTTGGCTGAAGGAGACATGGATGGAGACGGAGCTCTAAACCAGATGGAGTTTTGCATTCTCATGTTCAGATTGAGTCCGGGCTTAATGGAtggatccaagcgttggatggAAGAGATGGGAGTAAATGATATGTGA
- the LOC113743479 gene encoding G-type lectin S-receptor-like serine/threonine-protein kinase At4g27290 isoform X4: protein MMLGKIFTLGWLLPSSIRKKRYPKLGKREIPGHILDRDHTNHEKDFELPLFELSTIIKATNNFSDGNELGQGGFGLVYKGLLEEGQEVAIKRLSKTSAQGPDEFKTEVICIAKLQHRNLVRLLGCCIEEAEKILIYEYMANKSLDLFIFDRENSKVLDWPKRFSIIQGIGRGILYLHQDSRLRIIHRDIKASNILLDADMNPKISDFGTARSFGGNETEANTCRIVGTHGYMSPEYAGDGLFSVKSDVYSFGVLVLETISGKRNRPFLHQGCHLNLLGHAWKLYKEGRELELVNSHIVNSCHPLEVLRSIHVGLLCVQQCPDDRPDMSTVIFMLGNEVVLPEAKQPGFFLESNIVVNAEMSITLLEAR from the exons ATGATGCTGGGCAAGATATTTACATTAGGATGGCTTCTTCCGAGTTCG ATAAGGAAAAAGAGATATCCAAAGCTGGGAAAACGAG AAATTCCAGGACATATCCTTGACAGGGATCACACaaaccatgagaaagatttcgAGCTGCCTCTTTTTGAGTTGTCTACGATAATTAAAGCCACCAATAACTTCTCAGACGGTAACGAGCTTGGGCAGGGTGGCTTTGGACTTGTTTACAAG GGTCTCCTAGAGGAGGGACAGGAAGTTGCTATCAAGCGACTTTCAAAAACATCTGCGCAAGGACCAGATGAATTCAAGACAGAAGTCATATGCATCGCCAAACTTCAGCATCGGAATCTTGTGAGGCTTCTTGGCTGTTGCATTGAAGAAGCTGAAAAGATCCTGATCTATGAATACATGGCCAACAAAAGCCTGGATTTGTTTATATTTG ATCGAGAAAACAGCAAGGTACTTGATTGGCCTAAGCGCTTCAGCATTATCCAAGGCATTGGTCGTGGAATTCTCTACCTTCATCAAGATTCCCGGCTTCGAATCATACACAGGGATATCAAAGCATCCAATATTTTGTTGGATGCTGATATGAACCCCAAAATATCAGACTTTGGAACAGCTAGAAGTTTTGGAGGGAATGAGACAGAGGCCAACACCTGCCGCATAGTTGGAACACA TGGCTACATGTCTCCAGAATATGCAGGAGATGGGCTCTTCTCAGTAAAATCAGATGTATATAGCTTTGGAGTCCTAGTACTAGAGACCATCAGCGGTAAGAGAAACAGACCATTTCTCCATCAAGGCTGCCACCTCAACCTTCTTGGACAT GCATGGAAGCTTTACAAAGAAGGAAGGGAACTGGAATTAGTCAACTCGCACATAGTCAACTCGTGTCATCCATTGGAAGTGCTTCGATCAATTCATGTAGGGCTGCTATGTGTTCAACAATGTCCAGATGATAGGCCTGACATGTCTACAGTGATTTTCATGTTAGGAAATGAAGTAGTTCTGCCTGAAGCTAAACAGCCTGGGTTTTTCTTAGAAAGCAATATAGTAGTCAATGCTGAAATGAGCATCACACTACTCGAAGCAAGATGA